A genome region from Frankineae bacterium MT45 includes the following:
- a CDS encoding type VII secretion protein EccE, whose protein sequence is MKAPQRVRSGLFFGGVRIAAIVVIELVAAAILLTPDVSHIWAVVVVTFAVLIAAAGLIPLRGVRVVTWATSAISYASRRHVTTVEPTRAGDDAAGRGSDDPATHTVPAEVLAFFPDLAVRQFALRSGEQVGLVRAQGSWSVSVAVTAESTDLLTGAEPVRLGVEKIVASLAKQELALDVVQVWTQALGGDPNRYGGGKLAAVAAELSAQAPLLRDRTLIVTLQINPISAGAAIDERGGGLIGLQRLASAAIGTVRAEAFAAGLLGRPLDAAAVTRAMAVSLLQPPAGEQAVLRWIESWKGIASAQVLHRCFVVSSWSLSSLEELTYLPSYGLTVAHEIRHQPDGAFVVVSTIRVSALSASALEAACDQLRGECRRIGVGIRLVRGQQANALRMTIPGGQSR, encoded by the coding sequence GTGAAGGCACCCCAGCGGGTGCGCTCAGGTCTCTTCTTCGGCGGGGTCCGCATCGCGGCGATCGTCGTCATAGAACTGGTGGCCGCCGCCATCCTGCTGACGCCCGACGTCTCCCACATCTGGGCCGTCGTTGTGGTCACCTTCGCCGTCCTCATCGCGGCGGCCGGGTTGATCCCGCTGCGAGGGGTCCGGGTCGTCACCTGGGCCACGTCGGCCATCAGCTACGCGAGCCGACGCCATGTCACCACCGTCGAGCCGACCCGGGCCGGCGACGATGCCGCCGGCCGGGGGTCTGACGATCCCGCTACTCATACGGTTCCGGCCGAGGTTCTCGCCTTCTTCCCTGATCTCGCCGTCCGGCAGTTCGCCCTCCGCAGCGGCGAGCAGGTGGGGCTGGTGCGGGCGCAGGGCAGTTGGTCGGTGAGCGTCGCGGTGACGGCGGAGTCGACGGACCTGCTCACGGGAGCGGAGCCGGTGCGGCTGGGAGTGGAGAAGATCGTCGCCTCGCTGGCCAAGCAAGAGCTAGCCCTGGACGTCGTCCAGGTTTGGACGCAGGCGCTCGGCGGCGACCCGAATCGCTACGGTGGCGGGAAGCTGGCGGCAGTTGCGGCCGAGTTGAGCGCGCAGGCGCCGCTGCTGCGGGATCGCACGCTGATCGTCACTCTGCAGATCAACCCGATCAGCGCTGGTGCCGCCATCGACGAGCGCGGCGGTGGCCTCATCGGGCTGCAGCGGCTGGCGTCGGCGGCGATCGGGACGGTGCGGGCTGAGGCCTTCGCCGCCGGCCTGCTGGGGCGCCCCCTCGACGCCGCCGCTGTTACCCGCGCCATGGCGGTGTCACTGCTTCAGCCGCCGGCCGGCGAGCAGGCGGTGCTGCGCTGGATCGAGTCCTGGAAGGGGATCGCGTCGGCGCAGGTGCTGCATCGCTGCTTCGTCGTGAGTTCCTGGAGCCTCAGCAGCCTCGAGGAACTCACCTACCTGCCCAGTTACGGGCTCACCGTCGCCCATGAGATCCGGCATCAGCCCGATGGGGCGTTCGTGGTCGTCAGCACCATTCGCGTCTCCGCCCTGAGCGCGTCGGCGTTGGAGGCCGCGTGCGACCAGCTGAGAGGCGAGTGCCGCCGAATCGGCGTCGGGATCCGGCTGGTACGCGGGCAGCAGGCCAACGCGCTGCGGATGACGATTCCGGGTGGGCAGAGCCGATGA
- a CDS encoding DNA-directed RNA polymerase subunit beta' → MLDVNVFDELRIGLATADHIREWSHGEVKKPETINYRTLKPEKDGLFCEKIFGPTRDWECYCGKYKRVRFKGIICERCGVEVTRAKVRRERMGHIELAAPVTHIWYFKGVPSRLGYLLDLAPKDLEKIIYFAAYMITSVNVEERHRDLPTLEAEISAEKATLEKKRDSDIDVRAKKLETDLAELEAEGAKSDVRRKVREGGEREMRQLRDRAQRELDRLEEVMDTFRKLDVKQLIGDEGLYRELRDRFGEYFEGGMGAESLQTLLRGFDLNAEAESLRETIRSGKGQKKLRALKRLKVVASFLATSNSPLGMVLDCVPVIPPDLRPMVQLDGGRFATSDLNDLYRRVINRNNRLKRLIDLGAPEIIVNNEKRMLQESVDALFDNGRRGRPVTGPGNRPLKSLSDLLKGKQGRFRQNLLGKRVDYSGRSVIVVGPQLKLHQCGLPKQMALELFKPFVMKRLVDLSHAQNIKSAKRMVERARPVVWDVLEEVIREHPVLLNRAPTLHRLGIQAFEPQLVEGKAIQIHPLVCTAFNADFDGDQMAVHLPLSAEAQAEARILMLSTNNILKPADGRPVTMPTQDMILGLYHLTTKRDEQLGAGNVYSSDAEALMARDSKALDMRAPVRIRLEGVYSVDNGSKGEPWVAPEGFTPGDTLIVDTTLGRVLFNEALPIDYRFVNYEVTKKELGQIVNDLAERYPKVVVAAALDALKAAGFHWATRSGITIAIDDVVTPPRKVEILDRYEKDAEKIEKEYQRGVITIDERRQELVEVWTKATSEVSKEMESNFPKTNPVYIMISSGARGNMMQMRQIAGMRGLVANPKGEIISRPIKANFREGLSVLEYFISTHGARKGLADTALRTADSGYLTRRLVDVSQDVIIREEDCGTERGVSIPIAEAAADGTLIKDAHAETNVYARVLAEDVTLGRKVIATAGADLGDVLIDELIAAGITDVRVRSVLTCESALGTCATCYGRSLATGKLVDVGEAVGIIAAQSIGEPGTQLTMRTFHTGGIAGDDITHGLPRVGELFEARVPKGVAPISEAAGRVRLEESDGTKGSTRRLVVTPDDGSEEIEYPISRRARLLVNPGSNVEVGEQLIAGAVNPHDVLRIMGPREVQLHLVREVQEVYRSQGVAIHDKHIEVIVRQMLKRVTVIDSGATEFLPGSLVERSLFESENRRVVAEGGEPAAGRPVLMGITKASLATDSWLSAASFQETTRVLTDAAISARSDSLVGLKENVIIGKLIPAGTGIARYRNVEVNPTEEARAAAFTMAGYDESDFFGYDSNNIGQAVPLEEYGFTEYR, encoded by the coding sequence TTGCTCGACGTCAACGTTTTCGACGAGCTGCGCATCGGCCTGGCAACGGCCGATCACATTCGCGAGTGGTCCCACGGCGAGGTCAAGAAGCCGGAGACCATCAACTACCGCACGCTCAAGCCTGAGAAGGACGGCTTGTTCTGCGAGAAGATCTTCGGTCCCACCCGTGACTGGGAGTGCTACTGCGGCAAGTACAAGCGCGTGCGCTTCAAGGGCATCATCTGCGAGCGCTGTGGCGTCGAGGTAACTCGGGCGAAGGTTCGTCGCGAGCGTATGGGGCACATCGAGCTGGCCGCTCCGGTCACCCACATCTGGTACTTCAAGGGTGTCCCGTCGCGTCTGGGTTACCTCCTCGACCTGGCGCCGAAGGATCTCGAGAAGATCATCTACTTCGCCGCCTACATGATCACCAGCGTCAACGTCGAAGAGCGTCACCGCGACCTGCCGACCCTCGAGGCCGAGATCAGTGCCGAGAAGGCGACGCTTGAGAAGAAGCGTGACTCCGACATCGACGTCCGCGCCAAGAAGCTCGAGACCGACCTGGCCGAGCTCGAGGCCGAGGGCGCAAAGAGCGACGTCCGCCGCAAGGTGCGCGAGGGTGGCGAGCGCGAGATGCGCCAGCTCCGTGACCGCGCACAGCGCGAGCTGGACCGTCTCGAAGAGGTCATGGACACCTTCCGCAAGCTCGACGTGAAGCAGCTCATCGGCGACGAGGGCCTCTACCGCGAACTGCGGGACCGCTTCGGCGAGTACTTCGAAGGCGGCATGGGTGCAGAGTCGCTGCAGACGCTGCTGCGTGGCTTCGACCTGAACGCTGAGGCCGAGTCGCTGCGCGAGACCATCCGCAGTGGCAAGGGGCAGAAGAAGCTGCGTGCCCTCAAGCGCCTGAAGGTGGTCGCCTCGTTCCTGGCGACCAGCAACAGCCCGCTCGGCATGGTGCTCGACTGCGTTCCGGTCATCCCGCCGGACCTGCGCCCGATGGTGCAGCTCGACGGTGGACGTTTCGCGACGTCTGACCTCAACGACCTGTACCGCCGCGTCATCAACCGCAACAACCGCCTCAAGCGCCTCATCGACCTCGGTGCCCCCGAGATCATCGTCAACAACGAGAAGCGCATGCTGCAGGAGTCGGTTGACGCCCTCTTCGACAACGGTCGTCGTGGCCGTCCGGTCACCGGCCCGGGTAACCGCCCGCTGAAGTCGCTGTCGGACCTCCTCAAGGGCAAGCAGGGTCGTTTCCGTCAGAACCTGCTCGGCAAGCGCGTCGACTACTCCGGCCGTTCGGTCATCGTCGTCGGCCCGCAGCTGAAGCTGCACCAGTGTGGTCTGCCCAAGCAGATGGCCCTGGAGCTCTTCAAGCCGTTCGTGATGAAGCGCCTGGTCGATCTCAGCCACGCGCAGAACATCAAGTCGGCCAAGCGCATGGTCGAGCGTGCCCGTCCGGTCGTGTGGGACGTCCTCGAAGAGGTCATCCGCGAGCACCCGGTGCTCCTCAACCGCGCGCCGACGCTGCACCGTCTCGGCATCCAGGCCTTCGAGCCGCAGCTGGTCGAAGGTAAGGCCATCCAGATCCACCCGCTCGTCTGCACGGCGTTCAACGCCGACTTCGACGGTGACCAGATGGCGGTTCACCTGCCGCTGTCGGCCGAGGCTCAGGCCGAGGCGCGGATCCTGATGCTCTCGACGAACAACATCCTCAAGCCGGCTGACGGCCGTCCGGTGACCATGCCGACCCAGGACATGATCCTCGGTCTGTACCACCTGACGACCAAGCGCGACGAGCAGCTCGGTGCCGGCAACGTCTACTCCAGCGACGCCGAGGCCCTGATGGCTCGCGACAGCAAGGCGCTGGACATGCGGGCCCCGGTGCGGATCCGTCTCGAGGGCGTCTACTCGGTCGACAACGGCAGCAAGGGCGAGCCGTGGGTTGCTCCGGAGGGCTTCACGCCGGGCGACACGCTCATCGTCGACACGACGCTGGGTCGGGTCCTCTTCAACGAGGCCCTGCCGATCGACTACCGCTTCGTCAACTACGAGGTCACCAAGAAGGAGCTCGGCCAGATCGTCAACGATCTCGCGGAGCGCTACCCGAAGGTGGTCGTCGCAGCGGCGCTCGACGCTCTCAAGGCGGCCGGTTTTCACTGGGCGACCCGCTCGGGCATCACGATCGCAATCGACGATGTGGTGACCCCGCCGCGCAAGGTGGAGATCCTCGACCGCTACGAGAAGGACGCGGAGAAGATCGAGAAGGAATACCAGCGTGGTGTCATCACCATCGACGAGCGCCGGCAGGAGCTCGTCGAGGTCTGGACGAAGGCGACCAGCGAAGTCTCCAAGGAGATGGAGTCGAACTTCCCCAAGACCAACCCGGTGTACATCATGATCAGCTCGGGTGCTCGCGGAAACATGATGCAGATGCGTCAGATCGCCGGTATGCGTGGTCTGGTGGCCAACCCGAAGGGTGAGATCATCTCCCGCCCGATCAAGGCCAACTTCCGTGAAGGCCTCTCGGTGCTCGAGTACTTCATCTCCACCCACGGTGCCCGCAAGGGTCTGGCCGACACCGCGCTGCGTACCGCCGACTCGGGTTACTTGACCCGTCGTCTGGTGGACGTCTCGCAGGACGTCATCATCCGTGAGGAGGACTGTGGCACCGAGCGTGGTGTCTCGATCCCGATCGCCGAGGCTGCGGCCGATGGCACGCTGATCAAGGACGCGCACGCGGAGACCAACGTCTACGCCCGCGTGCTGGCCGAGGACGTCACGCTGGGCCGCAAGGTCATCGCGACGGCTGGAGCCGACCTGGGTGACGTGCTGATCGACGAGCTCATCGCCGCCGGCATCACCGACGTGCGGGTGCGCTCCGTGCTCACCTGCGAGTCGGCGCTCGGCACCTGTGCCACTTGCTACGGCCGCTCGCTGGCCACCGGCAAGCTGGTCGACGTCGGCGAGGCGGTCGGCATCATCGCCGCCCAGTCGATCGGTGAGCCCGGTACCCAGCTGACGATGCGTACCTTCCACACCGGTGGTATCGCCGGTGACGACATCACGCACGGTCTGCCCCGTGTCGGTGAGCTCTTCGAGGCCCGCGTGCCGAAGGGTGTTGCACCGATCAGCGAGGCGGCCGGACGGGTTCGTCTGGAGGAGTCCGACGGAACCAAGGGCAGCACCCGCCGCCTCGTGGTCACGCCGGACGACGGCAGCGAGGAGATCGAGTACCCGATCTCCCGCCGGGCGCGTCTGCTGGTCAACCCCGGCAGCAATGTCGAGGTCGGCGAGCAGCTCATCGCCGGTGCCGTCAACCCGCACGACGTGCTGCGCATCATGGGCCCCCGCGAGGTGCAGCTGCACCTGGTTCGCGAGGTTCAGGAGGTGTACCGCTCGCAGGGTGTGGCGATCCACGACAAGCACATCGAGGTCATCGTCCGGCAGATGCTCAAGCGCGTCACGGTCATCGACTCGGGCGCGACGGAGTTCCTCCCCGGTTCGCTGGTCGAGCGTTCGCTCTTCGAGTCGGAGAACCGTCGCGTTGTCGCCGAGGGCGGGGAGCCCGCGGCCGGACGTCCGGTGCTGATGGGTATCACGAAGGCGTCGCTCGCGACCGACTCGTGGCTGTCGGCGGCCTCCTTCCAGGAGACCACCCGGGTCCTCACGGACGCGGCCATCTCGGCCCGTTCGGACTCGCTGGTCGGCCTCAAGGAGAACGTGATCATCGGAAAGCTGATCCCGGCCGGTACGGGTATTGCCCGCTACCGCAACGTCGAGGTCAACCCGACCGAGGAGGCGCGGGCCGCCGCGTTCACCATGGCCGGTTACGACGAGAGCGACTTCTTCGGCTACGACAGCAACAACATCGGCCAGGCTGTGCCCCTCGAGGAGTACGGCTTCACCGAGTACCGCTAA
- a CDS encoding DNA-directed RNA polymerase subunit beta, whose translation MAASRTTKTIAGIPGSPPRTSFAKIREPLEVPNLLALQTASFDWLVGNAAWQARLEEDGGKTMSPQSGIAKILNEISPIEDFSGSMSLSFSNPRFEDVKASIEECKDKDMTYAAPLFVTAEFTNTTTGEIKSQTVFMGDFPVMTRKGTFVINGTERVVVSQLVRSPGVYFDRTLDKTSDVDVYGVKVIPGRGAWLEFDVDKRSTVGVRIDRRRRQPATVLLKALGWSTERIREHFGWSETLLATLEKDHIGTPDEALLDIYRKLRPGEPPTRESAQALLENLFFNPKRYDLADVGRYKVNKKLGVDAPLTTGTLTEDDIVRTIEYLIRLHDGQEGYETDDIDHFGNRRLRTVGELIQNQIRVGLSRMERVVRERMTTQDVEAITPQTLINIRPVVASIKEFFGTSQLSQFMDQTNPLAGLTHKRRLSALGPGGLSRDRAGMDVRDVHPSHYGRMCPIETPEGPNIGLIGSLASFGRVNAFGFIETPYRKVTDGRVTDQIDYLSADEEDRHTIAQANATIDAQGTFTEAKVLVRKKGGEVDLLDPSEVDYMDVSPRQMVSVATAMIPFLEHDDANRALMGANMQRQAVPLLRSESPLVGTGMELRAAVDAADVVTADKAGVVEELSADYITVMADDGTRNTYRLAKFARSNQGTSFNQKPIVVEGMRVEVGQVLADGPSTDNGEMALGKNLLVAFMPWQGHNYEDAIILNQRLVQDDVLTSIHIEEHEVDARDTKLGAEEITRDIPNVSEEVLADLDDRGIVRIGADVVPGDVLVGKVTPKGETELTPEERLLRAIFGEKAREVRDTSLKVPHGEAGKVIGVRVFSREDGDELAPGVNELVRVYIAQKRKIQDGDKLAGRHGNKGVISKILPPEDMPFLEDGTPVDIVLNPLGVPSRMNVGQVLETHLGWVAKTGWKVEGEPEWAARLPEAAREGQGNVATPVFDGAREEEITGLLSSTNKTRDGQQLIGHSGKARLLDGRSGEPFPEPVSVGYIYILKLLHLVDDKIHARSTGPYSMITQQPLGGKAQFGGQRFGEMECWAMQAYGAAYALQELLTIKSDDILGRVKVYEAIVKGENIPEPGIPESFKVLLKELQSLCLNVEVLSSDGQTVEMRDTDDDVYRAAEELGIDLSRRFEPSSVEEV comes from the coding sequence TTGGCAGCATCTCGCACGACCAAAACCATCGCCGGCATCCCCGGCTCTCCGCCCCGCACCTCCTTCGCCAAGATTCGTGAGCCTCTCGAGGTTCCGAACTTGCTTGCGTTGCAGACCGCCTCATTCGACTGGCTGGTCGGAAACGCGGCATGGCAGGCCCGTCTGGAAGAAGACGGCGGCAAGACCATGTCTCCCCAGTCCGGCATCGCGAAGATCCTCAATGAGATCTCCCCGATCGAGGACTTCTCCGGCTCGATGAGTCTCTCCTTCTCCAACCCGCGCTTCGAGGACGTCAAGGCGTCCATCGAGGAGTGCAAGGACAAGGACATGACCTACGCGGCGCCGCTCTTCGTCACCGCCGAGTTCACCAACACCACGACTGGCGAGATCAAGAGCCAGACCGTGTTCATGGGTGACTTCCCGGTGATGACCCGCAAGGGCACCTTCGTCATCAACGGCACCGAGCGCGTCGTCGTCTCCCAGCTGGTGCGCTCCCCGGGCGTCTACTTCGACCGCACCCTGGACAAGACCTCCGACGTCGACGTCTACGGCGTGAAGGTCATCCCCGGCCGCGGCGCCTGGCTCGAGTTCGATGTCGACAAGCGTTCGACCGTCGGTGTCCGCATCGACCGTCGCCGCCGCCAGCCGGCCACCGTGCTCCTCAAGGCCCTGGGCTGGAGCACCGAGCGCATCCGCGAGCACTTCGGCTGGTCCGAGACGCTGCTGGCCACCCTCGAGAAGGACCACATCGGCACCCCCGACGAGGCCCTCCTCGACATCTACCGCAAGCTGCGCCCGGGCGAGCCGCCGACGCGCGAGTCCGCCCAGGCGCTGTTGGAGAACCTCTTCTTCAACCCGAAGCGCTACGACCTGGCCGACGTCGGCCGCTACAAGGTCAACAAGAAGCTGGGTGTCGACGCGCCGCTCACCACCGGCACGCTCACCGAAGACGACATCGTCCGCACCATCGAGTACCTGATCCGTCTCCACGACGGCCAGGAAGGCTATGAGACGGACGACATCGACCACTTCGGTAACCGTCGCCTGCGCACCGTCGGCGAGCTGATCCAGAACCAGATTCGGGTCGGCCTCTCCCGCATGGAGCGCGTGGTCCGCGAGCGGATGACCACTCAGGACGTCGAGGCCATCACGCCGCAGACCCTGATCAACATCCGTCCGGTCGTCGCCTCCATCAAGGAGTTCTTCGGCACCTCGCAGCTGAGCCAGTTCATGGACCAGACCAACCCGCTCGCGGGTCTGACCCACAAGCGTCGTCTCTCGGCGCTTGGCCCGGGTGGTCTCTCCCGTGACCGCGCCGGCATGGACGTCCGTGACGTTCACCCGTCGCACTACGGCCGCATGTGCCCGATCGAGACCCCGGAAGGCCCGAACATCGGCCTCATCGGTTCGCTCGCCTCCTTCGGCCGGGTCAACGCGTTCGGCTTCATCGAGACGCCGTACCGCAAGGTCACCGACGGCCGGGTCACCGACCAGATCGACTACCTCTCCGCCGACGAGGAGGACCGCCACACCATCGCTCAGGCCAACGCCACGATCGATGCCCAGGGCACCTTCACCGAAGCCAAGGTTCTCGTCCGTAAGAAGGGTGGCGAGGTCGACCTGCTCGACCCGTCCGAGGTCGACTACATGGACGTCTCGCCGCGCCAGATGGTGTCGGTCGCGACCGCGATGATCCCGTTCCTCGAGCACGACGACGCCAACCGCGCCCTCATGGGTGCGAACATGCAGCGTCAGGCTGTCCCGCTGCTGCGCAGCGAGTCGCCGCTCGTCGGTACGGGCATGGAACTGCGTGCCGCCGTCGACGCCGCTGACGTCGTCACCGCCGACAAGGCCGGTGTCGTCGAGGAGCTCTCCGCCGACTACATCACCGTGATGGCCGATGACGGCACTCGCAACACGTACCGGCTGGCCAAGTTCGCCCGCTCCAACCAGGGCACGAGCTTCAACCAGAAGCCGATCGTGGTCGAGGGCATGCGGGTCGAGGTCGGCCAGGTGCTGGCCGACGGACCGTCCACCGACAACGGTGAGATGGCGCTCGGCAAGAACCTGCTCGTCGCCTTCATGCCGTGGCAGGGTCACAACTACGAGGACGCGATCATCCTCAACCAGCGTCTCGTGCAGGACGACGTGCTCACCTCGATCCACATCGAGGAGCACGAGGTCGACGCCCGTGACACCAAGCTGGGTGCCGAGGAGATTACTCGCGACATCCCGAACGTCTCCGAAGAGGTCCTCGCCGACCTCGACGACCGCGGCATCGTGCGCATCGGCGCCGACGTCGTCCCCGGTGACGTGCTGGTCGGAAAGGTCACGCCGAAGGGGGAGACCGAGCTGACCCCCGAAGAGCGCCTGCTGCGCGCCATCTTCGGTGAGAAGGCCCGCGAGGTCCGCGACACGTCGCTGAAGGTTCCGCACGGCGAGGCCGGCAAGGTCATCGGTGTCCGGGTCTTCAGCCGTGAGGACGGCGACGAGCTGGCGCCCGGCGTCAATGAACTCGTCCGCGTCTACATCGCCCAGAAGCGCAAGATCCAGGACGGTGACAAGCTCGCCGGACGCCACGGGAACAAGGGCGTCATCTCCAAGATCCTGCCGCCGGAGGACATGCCGTTCCTCGAGGACGGAACTCCGGTCGACATCGTGCTGAACCCGCTCGGTGTGCCGTCGCGAATGAACGTCGGCCAGGTTCTGGAGACCCACCTCGGTTGGGTCGCCAAGACCGGCTGGAAGGTCGAGGGGGAGCCCGAGTGGGCCGCCCGTCTGCCCGAGGCCGCCCGCGAGGGTCAGGGCAACGTCGCGACTCCGGTCTTCGACGGCGCCCGCGAGGAGGAGATCACCGGTCTCCTCTCGTCGACCAACAAGACCCGCGACGGTCAGCAGCTCATCGGCCACTCGGGCAAGGCACGCTTGCTCGACGGTCGTTCGGGCGAGCCCTTCCCGGAGCCGGTCAGCGTCGGATACATCTACATCCTGAAGCTGCTCCACCTCGTCGATGACAAGATCCACGCCCGCTCCACGGGTCCGTACTCGATGATCACCCAGCAGCCGCTCGGTGGTAAGGCTCAGTTCGGTGGCCAGCGCTTCGGTGAGATGGAGTGCTGGGCGATGCAGGCCTACGGTGCGGCCTACGCACTGCAGGAACTGCTCACCATCAAGTCCGACGACATCCTCGGCCGCGTCAAGGTCTACGAGGCGATCGTCAAGGGCGAGAACATCCCGGAGCCCGGCATTCCGGAGTCCTTCAAGGTGCTTCTCAAGGAGCTCCAGTCGCTCTGCCTCAACGTGGAGGTTCTCTCCTCGGACGGCCAGACGGTCGAGATGCGCGACACCGACGACGACGTGTACCGCGCCGCCGAGGAGCTGGGCATCGACCTGTCGCGTCGCTTCGAGCCGAGTTCCGTCGAAGAGGTCTAA
- a CDS encoding phospholipid/cholesterol/gamma-HCH transport system substrate-binding protein produces the protein MLKRSVKIQLTAFFIIALLGVSYVGARYAGIGTLIFGQGGCTISADFPDSGGIFTDAEVTYRGVGIGKVGELHLLKDGVRADLDLKSCTDPHLPQTTSAIVADRSAVGEQYINLVAQKDVGPYLEAGGNLPMSQNEIPIATQVFLTNLNNLAKSINTDALKKSLNELDLAFNNRGPDLAVLADSISTLISSALATLPQTISLIQNSDTVLKTQIAEGSAIGSWASDLNKLTATLKSSDGDIRTLLDNGPSAFAAVKTFVQSNQDDIGVLFANLTTLGQVVTRNIGGVQQVLSLFPVALADGLSALPGDGTLHFGFVAPGTVASTQPPYCTAGYGGTKKRTSLDTSPAAPNTGAQCTNGTSIRGAANTPGGDTMSTAGGGTVYPRANTANVVRVGDVSNPSAQILGDSSWVTILSSSMH, from the coding sequence ATGTTGAAGCGGTCGGTAAAAATCCAGCTCACAGCCTTCTTCATCATTGCGTTGCTCGGCGTGAGTTACGTCGGGGCGCGCTACGCCGGCATCGGAACCTTGATTTTCGGGCAGGGTGGCTGCACCATCTCGGCCGACTTCCCCGACTCGGGTGGAATCTTCACCGATGCCGAAGTCACCTACCGTGGGGTCGGCATCGGCAAGGTCGGTGAACTCCACCTCCTCAAGGACGGTGTCCGCGCCGATCTCGACCTCAAGAGTTGCACCGACCCGCACCTGCCGCAGACGACCTCGGCCATCGTCGCCGACCGGTCGGCAGTCGGGGAGCAGTACATCAACCTCGTTGCCCAGAAGGACGTCGGTCCATACTTGGAGGCCGGCGGCAACCTGCCGATGTCCCAGAACGAGATCCCGATCGCGACTCAGGTGTTCCTGACCAACCTGAATAATCTCGCTAAGTCCATCAATACGGATGCGCTGAAGAAGAGCCTCAACGAACTTGACTTGGCCTTCAACAATCGGGGGCCGGACCTCGCGGTGCTGGCCGATTCGATCAGCACGTTGATCTCCAGCGCATTGGCCACGCTCCCTCAGACGATTTCTTTGATCCAGAACAGTGACACGGTCTTGAAGACGCAAATCGCGGAAGGCTCGGCGATCGGCAGCTGGGCCAGCGACCTCAACAAATTGACCGCGACGCTCAAGTCGAGCGACGGTGACATCCGGACCTTGCTGGACAACGGCCCGAGCGCGTTCGCGGCGGTGAAGACGTTCGTTCAGAGCAATCAGGACGACATCGGTGTGCTCTTTGCCAACCTGACGACCCTAGGCCAGGTCGTGACGCGGAATATCGGTGGAGTGCAGCAGGTGCTCTCGCTCTTTCCGGTTGCGCTCGCTGATGGGCTGTCGGCTTTGCCGGGTGATGGCACCCTTCATTTCGGCTTCGTGGCGCCCGGCACTGTTGCCTCAACGCAACCGCCGTACTGCACTGCGGGCTACGGCGGCACCAAGAAGCGGACCTCTCTCGATACGTCGCCAGCGGCTCCAAACACAGGAGCGCAGTGCACCAATGGGACGAGTATTCGTGGTGCCGCGAACACGCCCGGCGGGGACACTATGAGCACCGCCGGCGGGGGGACCGTATATCCCCGGGCGAACACGGCCAACGTGGTCCGGGTTGGCGACGTCTCGAACCCTTCGGCTCAGATTCTGGGGGACTCCTCTTGGGTCACCATCCTGTCGTCGAGCATGCACTGA
- a CDS encoding phospholipid/cholesterol/gamma-HCH transport system substrate-binding protein, protein MKLRHAISAVAAPLVGALVLSGCSFHGLYSTPLPGGANLGSHPITISADFLDVLDLVPQSSVKVNDVAVGKVDSISLNGWTARVKLSINGDVVLPKNARAELLQTSLLGEKYVALEAPADPDSARLVSGDEIPLANTGRNPEVEEILGSISLVLSGGGLSQVQTIIHELNNVFGGRTNEIRDLLTQLNTFVGGLNAQKDAITKAIDSVDSLVVHLNAQKQILTNTLDTLPGALKVLSSQRTQFVTLLNSLANFGTVATGVIDKSNANLTADLKSLQPILTQLNNAGSNLPNSLALLATAPFPRNVTNDIKGDYLNVGFTYKDLCVADIIGNKYGKCNPKTGTTSANESLLQGVPGAEG, encoded by the coding sequence ATGAAGCTTCGACATGCGATTAGTGCTGTGGCCGCGCCACTCGTGGGCGCCCTCGTCCTGAGTGGCTGCAGCTTCCACGGGCTTTACTCCACGCCTCTACCCGGCGGGGCGAACCTGGGCAGTCACCCGATCACGATCAGCGCGGACTTTCTCGACGTGCTTGATTTAGTGCCTCAGTCGTCGGTAAAGGTGAACGACGTCGCCGTTGGTAAGGTCGACTCGATCAGCCTCAACGGCTGGACCGCCCGGGTGAAGCTCTCGATCAACGGCGATGTGGTGCTTCCGAAGAACGCGCGCGCAGAACTGCTGCAGACGTCGCTGCTGGGTGAGAAGTATGTCGCGCTGGAGGCGCCGGCTGATCCGGACTCGGCCCGCCTGGTCAGCGGGGACGAGATTCCGCTGGCGAACACCGGCCGGAACCCGGAGGTCGAGGAGATCCTTGGCTCCATCTCGCTGGTACTCAGTGGTGGTGGGCTCTCTCAGGTGCAGACCATCATTCACGAGTTGAACAACGTCTTTGGAGGTCGGACCAATGAGATCCGAGATCTCCTAACCCAGTTGAACACCTTCGTTGGTGGCTTGAACGCACAGAAGGACGCCATTACGAAGGCAATCGATAGTGTCGATTCCCTGGTCGTCCACCTCAACGCCCAGAAGCAGATCCTCACCAACACTCTCGATACGCTTCCCGGCGCGCTGAAGGTGCTGAGTTCGCAGCGGACCCAGTTCGTCACCCTGCTGAACAGCCTGGCCAACTTCGGCACGGTTGCCACCGGGGTCATCGACAAGAGCAACGCCAATCTCACGGCGGATCTGAAGAGCCTGCAGCCGATCCTTACTCAGCTAAACAACGCGGGCTCCAATCTGCCAAATTCGTTGGCACTGCTGGCGACGGCGCCGTTCCCGCGGAACGTCACGAATGACATCAAGGGCGACTACTTGAATGTCGGCTTTACCTACAAGGACCTCTGCGTGGCGGACATCATTGGAAACAAGTACGGCAAGTGCAACCCGAAGACGGGGACCACTTCGGCGAACGAGAGTTTGCTGCAGGGCGTCCCTGGGGCGGAGGGCTAG